From one Candidatus Methanoplasma termitum genomic stretch:
- a CDS encoding DUF7128 family protein yields MTREMPRYKCERCGRIFRIKKEAVEHEKKCPEDNCDNHAERKGTIYLRYGRAYVVAKEYEMFGKGKIHMITKIELLPGDVCIKSFKTTPLNIIENPEMSFSDFTGFCEEAKFDFNNTLDKALEQAKKWIENASREKNDQSEKEKDKPDWSKFDVCKEQVWNENEPDSQTMTCPKCKGRSRNCSYCKGLGKVTKRVVL; encoded by the coding sequence ATGACCAGAGAGATGCCGAGATACAAATGCGAACGCTGCGGGCGGATATTCAGGATAAAAAAAGAGGCCGTTGAGCATGAGAAGAAATGTCCGGAGGATAACTGCGATAACCACGCGGAAAGAAAGGGAACAATATATCTGAGGTACGGACGCGCTTATGTTGTCGCAAAAGAGTATGAAATGTTCGGCAAAGGCAAGATACATATGATCACCAAGATCGAACTGCTTCCCGGTGATGTGTGCATCAAATCCTTTAAAACGACGCCTTTGAACATCATAGAAAATCCTGAAATGTCATTCAGCGATTTCACTGGGTTTTGCGAGGAAGCGAAGTTCGATTTCAACAATACGTTAGATAAGGCACTCGAACAGGCAAAGAAATGGATCGAGAATGCATCTAGAGAAAAGAATGACCAGTCTGAAAAAGAAAAGGACAAGCCGGACTGGAGCAAGTTCGATGTGTGCAAAGAACAAGTCTGGAATGAGAATGAGCCCGACAGTCAAACGATGACATGTCCTAAATGCAAGGGGAGAAGCAGGAACTGTTCCTACTGCAAAGGTCTCGGAAAGGTAACGAAAAGAGTTGTGTTATGA
- a CDS encoding tetratricopeptide repeat protein, translating to MSCKPERKNEYTSEEVEKVKELAESGDADAQRELGLMYSDGVGVSQDDALALKWWRLAADEGHVGGQNGLGWAFLNGKGVKQDFATAVKWVKMAAEQGFAKAQMNMGLLCIGKGTSNNFEEAEKWFELASAQGYPGADRKLIEVRRRNEMTENNVKLEEYRIDECAECGRVSGITSSSRETTFPKEEIPFWNRDRYGKDTLNVLHKLSECPFWNRDRYGKDTPNGGIVSIVKTVKSSYCRHCHPEDKEAAEIRERSEKKWNGKIFSTEDANGTSVYVKPDKGFAICLTVRSDDVSISNSTGIGGSSKGTELTQDEFEEQTERFREEYDKIFNDLKTSSGKYDWRLLICKKEGAVKTNVNKGMPKEEVETRPFPLYHCAYCHSWYSTEENAKKCASSCKVKLDAELKENKDMKRKAPPEGVIIDKPWTCAYCRRPYNTERDARECAARCKEALSKDWAGKILMLDWKSKFMDENAKFKDIWVIAGEQSNSLRLDAMWIRLSQYDVSVYRKRSFDPCGSDGFKELTEDEFMEQIEQVYGKGSEMIDNLKNSRGDFDWKALIAERKEETKEEEN from the coding sequence ATGTCGTGCAAACCTGAAAGGAAGAACGAATACACTTCGGAAGAGGTCGAGAAAGTCAAAGAGCTTGCGGAGAGCGGCGATGCGGACGCCCAGCGTGAACTCGGGTTGATGTATAGCGACGGGGTCGGTGTATCGCAGGATGATGCATTGGCATTAAAGTGGTGGAGACTGGCCGCAGATGAGGGTCATGTTGGAGGGCAGAACGGCTTAGGGTGGGCGTTCCTCAATGGAAAGGGCGTCAAGCAGGATTTTGCAACAGCCGTAAAATGGGTTAAGATGGCGGCGGAACAAGGGTTTGCAAAAGCTCAGATGAATATGGGTCTGTTGTGCATTGGAAAGGGAACATCCAATAATTTTGAGGAGGCGGAGAAATGGTTCGAGCTTGCCTCGGCTCAGGGGTATCCAGGTGCCGATAGGAAGCTCATCGAGGTTCGCAGGAGGAATGAAATGACAGAGAATAATGTGAAATTGGAAGAGTATAGAATAGACGAGTGTGCGGAATGCGGGCGTGTCAGTGGGATCACTAGCAGCAGCAGAGAGACCACATTCCCAAAAGAAGAGATCCCCTTCTGGAATCGAGATCGATACGGAAAGGACACTCTCAATGTTCTGCATAAGCTGTCTGAATGCCCCTTCTGGAATCGAGATCGATACGGAAAGGACACCCCAAATGGAGGTATTGTCAGTATAGTAAAAACTGTTAAATCTTCTTATTGTAGGCACTGCCACCCAGAAGACAAAGAAGCTGCCGAGATTCGCGAACGATCGGAAAAGAAGTGGAACGGCAAGATTTTTTCTACCGAAGACGCAAATGGGACATCTGTATATGTGAAACCGGACAAAGGATTCGCAATTTGCCTCACAGTGAGATCAGACGACGTTTCTATTTCTAATTCCACTGGAATCGGGGGGTCTTCCAAAGGCACCGAGCTGACCCAAGACGAATTCGAAGAGCAGACTGAACGTTTCAGAGAAGAATATGACAAAATTTTCAACGATCTGAAAACATCGAGTGGGAAATATGACTGGAGGTTACTGATCTGTAAAAAGGAAGGAGCGGTAAAGACCAACGTAAACAAAGGAATGCCCAAGGAGGAAGTCGAGACAAGACCTTTTCCATTGTACCATTGTGCATACTGTCACAGCTGGTATTCGACCGAAGAGAATGCAAAGAAGTGTGCATCCTCCTGCAAAGTAAAGTTAGATGCTGAATTGAAAGAAAACAAGGACATGAAAAGAAAGGCACCTCCGGAAGGTGTGATAATAGACAAGCCTTGGACATGCGCATACTGCCGCCGCCCATACAACACAGAAAGGGATGCAAGAGAATGTGCGGCAAGGTGTAAAGAAGCGCTTTCCAAGGATTGGGCCGGTAAGATACTCATGCTGGATTGGAAATCTAAATTTATGGATGAAAATGCCAAATTTAAGGACATCTGGGTCATTGCCGGTGAACAATCAAATTCGTTGCGTTTGGATGCTATGTGGATAAGACTATCTCAATACGATGTCTCAGTATACAGAAAGCGCAGTTTCGATCCATGCGGCAGCGACGGCTTCAAGGAACTGACCGAAGACGAATTTATGGAACAAATCGAACAAGTTTACGGGAAAGGCAGCGAGATGATTGATAATCTAAAGAATTCAAGGGGAGACTTTGATTGGAAAGCATTGATCGCTGAAAGAAAAGAAGAAACGAAAGAGGAGGAAAACTAA
- a CDS encoding DUF932 domain-containing protein: MTDLEQIYRLAGVRPPANAYRPPSVGRLGKMRTASNTFVGNLRDVTFKDPTQLRAQAPEHVKWVNPVVPFKTSSGDLNYSPSEDYRAIVGERSNKVYSIMSNKYNPVQHSKILEAMAQASEQTGINVFGSVSEAVGTMHAHGFFMSPEVKIEEYADRVMRDDPFMLGVRMYNSHNGKTGFGAEVFGIRMVCFNYNAFGFSLGKIGWKHNVKKDNIIDGFGNVMGKALDQVPNLADHLAKMNLEAIDIDEATALLYGISLSPTQADTIVENIEALNPDVKDRKKIKVYDLYNATTAYISHRPGSERLDSSIDISHKIERLMHESTDILYARGVKIINKIEEQKKLKDLKVNKKNTKVSMPEGW, translated from the coding sequence ATGACAGATCTGGAACAGATATACAGACTCGCCGGAGTAAGGCCTCCGGCAAACGCATACCGGCCCCCGTCTGTGGGAAGGCTTGGTAAGATGAGGACAGCAAGCAACACATTCGTCGGCAACCTGAGGGATGTGACATTCAAGGATCCGACGCAGCTCAGGGCACAGGCCCCTGAGCATGTGAAGTGGGTCAATCCGGTGGTACCGTTCAAAACATCTTCGGGAGATCTCAACTACTCGCCTTCAGAGGACTATAGAGCAATAGTCGGAGAAAGGTCGAACAAGGTCTATTCGATCATGTCTAACAAGTATAATCCCGTTCAGCACTCGAAGATACTCGAAGCGATGGCACAGGCTTCTGAACAAACTGGAATAAACGTATTCGGTTCTGTTTCGGAAGCGGTCGGGACAATGCACGCACACGGATTCTTCATGTCCCCTGAGGTGAAGATCGAAGAATACGCTGACAGAGTGATGCGGGATGACCCCTTCATGCTTGGAGTAAGGATGTACAACAGCCACAATGGGAAGACCGGATTCGGAGCCGAGGTCTTCGGCATAAGGATGGTCTGTTTCAATTATAATGCCTTTGGGTTCAGCCTCGGGAAGATCGGGTGGAAACACAACGTGAAGAAAGACAACATCATCGATGGGTTCGGGAATGTGATGGGCAAAGCACTGGATCAGGTACCGAACCTGGCAGACCATTTGGCCAAGATGAACCTCGAAGCCATTGACATAGATGAAGCGACTGCGCTTCTTTACGGGATATCATTATCTCCGACGCAGGCGGACACAATAGTGGAGAATATTGAGGCTCTGAACCCCGATGTGAAGGACAGGAAGAAGATCAAGGTGTATGACCTTTACAATGCGACCACCGCTTACATATCACACAGACCGGGCAGCGAGAGGCTGGACAGTTCCATCGACATCTCACACAAGATAGAGAGACTGATGCATGAGAGCACGGATATTCTGTATGCCAGGGGCGTCAAGATAATAAATAAGATCGAGGAGCAGAAGAAACTCAAAGATCTCAAGGTGAATAAGAAGAACACCAAGGTCTCGATGCCGGAGGGGTGGTGA
- a CDS encoding recombinase family protein, whose product MITRAALYVRVSVEEAEEGISTEAMMREMEEYCLTKENWEPVLRFTDEGYSGRDTDRPAYKAMMSLIDEWDVLLVMRMDRIHRNYDNHKEMMKVLEEKGKTLKSFEEEFDMESAVGRFVMDTIARSAQFEAEIEDEIKTYIDQNALMGTEEHKTRIIRIDLTRDGGGSFVMEPDENDEYHRVIDYL is encoded by the coding sequence ATGATAACAAGAGCGGCGCTATATGTCAGAGTCTCCGTTGAAGAAGCGGAGGAAGGGATCTCCACCGAAGCAATGATGAGAGAAATGGAGGAATACTGCTTAACCAAAGAAAACTGGGAACCGGTTCTCCGTTTTACAGACGAAGGATATTCCGGAAGGGACACCGACAGACCTGCATACAAAGCGATGATGTCCTTGATTGATGAATGGGATGTTCTCCTTGTTATGAGGATGGATCGCATTCACAGGAACTACGACAATCACAAAGAAATGATGAAGGTGCTTGAAGAAAAGGGAAAGACGTTAAAGTCATTCGAAGAGGAGTTCGACATGGAGAGTGCGGTGGGAAGGTTTGTAATGGATACGATAGCAAGGTCCGCTCAATTTGAAGCCGAGATAGAAGACGAAATTAAGACGTACATAGACCAGAACGCACTAATGGGAACGGAGGAACATAAAACGCGGATCATAAGAATTGACCTGACAAGAGATGGTGGCGGATCGTTCGTGATGGAACCAGACGAGAACGATGAATACCATAGAGTGATAGATTACCTCTGA